In bacterium, the genomic window CAAAGGACCGGCGATCGAAGCAAGCGGGATATTCGCCACCATGTTCCCCCGCTTCCTGGCGCGGAAATTCGGCAATGCGTTTAGCCGGGCGGCTCAAAAGATATTTTACAAAATGTCAGTGGTTGACGACGCCATGACCGCGGTCAAGGTCGGGGTACGCGACCGAGGCGTCACGTCAATGCACGATGCCACCGAATGCGGAATCTGGGGCGGAATATACGAAGTCGCTCAGGCCGCCGGTGTCGGTGCAAGAGTTGAAAAGGAAAAGATCGTCATGGAAGCAGGCGTGGAACGCATCTGCGAACTTTTCAACATCGATCCTTTCTCGTCGATCAGTGAGGGTACGCTGATCATAACCTGCCGCGAACGATATGCGGCTGCGGTCGTCGCCAAGTTGGCGGCCAGGAAGATCAAATCCTCGATCGTCGGTGAACTCACACCCAAAAAGTCAGGCCTGATCCTGGCTGAGAACGGACGCGAGAAAAAATTGGTGCATCCGATCGTCGATCCGTTCTGGAGCGCGTTCTATAACGCTCTGCAGCAATACCGCAACCTGGAAACCGTCTAGATCAGCCGGTTTTACTTACCAGTTGATATACCAGTTAAGACCGACCGTCGTCATTTCCACGCCGATGCCCTGGTTTGAGCTTAGATAACGGTAATTGCAGTCGATCGAGATCGCCTTTCCGAGGTATAAAGAGACGCCGGCGAAACCCGATCCGAAAGTGCGGGCGGTTGCCGTTTCAATGTATTCGATCATCCGGTTTGATTGCAGCGCAGTATTGACATCCAGGTCGTCGTTATATAGAACGAGCATGCCTTCCACGCCAAAAAAGGGCGCCAGAAAGAATCGTCCAATGCGCGGCTGGATGTTCAATCTCAGTCCCATGCCAATTCCCGGACCAGCATACTGCGGATTATTCAGACAAACCACAGCGGGCTCAATATAGCAATGCGGCAGTGCCTCGGCCTGAATGTGAAATTCGCCACCATAATAAATACCGGGCAGCTGCGCTATGGTCAATGTCTGGTAATCGCAGGACTGCTGTCCCGAAACACTAGCCCCGATGCCTAGTCTTCCGGCAAAAGCAACGGAGGCGATGACACCGACTACTATTATTATTTGTCTCATGATGATCTCCTGTCCTAATAATATGCAATTTCTATGCCTATATCTGCACACTTAAGTCTCGTAATAACATGGATAATCTGACCGCTTTATTTAATCGTATTGTACAAAAGTATAACATATGCTCTTTGTTAATAACAAATTTTGATTTAATTTCAGTGTTACTTTTCTATTGTTAGGGTATTTACATAATTTTGGATGTCATTATAAATTTTTCTTATTCTAATTTAATGACCTTTGCAATACTTCTTTTACCATTGCTGAATATTGTAATAAAATAGACTCCGCCTGGCAACTGTTTGCCAGTACCATCATCTCCGAGCCAAACAATGCTTTTATTACTTGGCTCAATTCTGAAATTCTTCACTTCTTTTCCCGTAATATCAAAAATTGCGATTTTGATGATTTCACCACCAGGTAAGGAATGCCAGTCAATCTTCAATTGCCGCGTAAATGGGTTAGGAATAGCAGAGATCCAAAACCTTTTTATTGCGCCCGGAATAATTTGTTCCTCAATCTTAGTCTCATTCTCGCCGCGTTTGTAAAAGATATCTTCAGCTCCAACCCGCTGGTCCATCCAGTCCAAATGCAGGCGGTTGCTCATGTCAGCCGCAATCCGCGGCTCAGCGGGATACAGCGCAGGAGGTTGGTATACAATGGGCATAGGCGGTATCACATAATTACCATTGGTATCAAGCTTAGTATACACAATACCCCAAGGATCCATTTGCCGAGTCCAAACCACATGCAAATATTGTAATGAATCCATTGCCATCCGGACGCCGATATTCCCCTGAAAAGGATTGAGGGTCAGCGGTCCCACTAAGATATTCCCATATTGGTCAAGTTTTAAATACTCGATCGTGATCCCCGGCTCGGTCGGATTACGGTAAACCATATGGATATTCTGGCTGTGATCCGCAATCATCGTAGGGCGACCCCCGTAACCAAAAAATTTATTGTCGATCAACACGTTACCAAACCAATCTAGCTTTGTATAGGCCAACCGGTCTGCCGGACCGCTGTCCGCACGATAAGCCAGATGAACATTGGCAAAACTGTCCACCCCGATACCAGGCCAGTAAGAAAAAACGTTCGCCGGCGACACCCGCATCCTGGCAATGATCGGATTACCCATTGAATCCAGCTTTGTGTAGCTTATTTGGTCGTAACCAGCCACATTATCGTTCCACGCCACATTGATCTCGTTGTAACGGTTCAAGACGATTTCAATGGGATAACCGCCGTTATTGCCGCTCACAGCCAGATGCGAAGGAACGATCACCGAACCGTCATGGGCCAGCCTTGCGTGCCATAGACCCCAGCCTAGTGGCGTATCATTAAGCCAGACAATCTGCAGATTATTGGATGCATCTACGGCGACGCGTGGGCCAAGCGAATACGAAGCATTGTTGGATACTGAAGTTTCCGCGAACAGGCATGCACCCAGGCTGTCACGCTTTGAAAACAATGCCTCACCGGTACCATTTACCCAGGTGGCGCTGTCCCAAACCGCCCAGACATAATGATGACCATCCACCGTAATATCCGGGTCTCCTCGATTCTTTACGTCCTCTGGTGTCAACAATATATCATCGGACCACCCGGCAGGATAAGCTGTCAATAGCATAATACTGCAAAATACCGCTAACAAACAAGAAATCATAGCATGTCGCATGAAAGCAACTCCTTTTTTTCTATGTCTATAAAGCACTTATAGGCTCCTTATATTCATAATTGTACTTAACCCATAAATAACCGGACATTTCTTGCTTAGATAATAACCTAAATGATATCATCGATACTTGATTAACCTGTTTACCACTAGACCGACTAACTGCTGCGGAATACGCGAAATTCGCATTGATGAATAATCGGGAAATGCTGATTATTAAAAAAGATCTTGTCTTGTAATTGTCTGAAATTATTTTAAGCATATAATGATTTATATACATAGTTTTATTATAATATTTTGTCGTTGTTTGTCAAGAGTCGGTGTGAATGAACTATTTCGCCCTGTTTAATCATAATAATTACGATGGAGGCTGTGCTCGTATGTCGTCTTTTTAACAAATATCCGTACAACTACAGACTTTGCATACATTAATATACTTGTTGACTTCTGTATTATTTTATATATAATTAACGTCTATGTTGACAAAAAAAAGGCTACAAATTGGTTAAATGGCAACTGGTTAAACGGTTAAAATATTTTATATATTAAACAGGAGATAAATGGATCCAATAGCTAATATGCTGACCATAATAAGAAATGGCTGCCGCACGAGCAAGATGGAAGTGACTGTCCCCTACTCGCGGATAAAGGCCGAGATCTTGAGGATCTTGCTGGAAGAGGGTTTTATTAATAATTTCAGCCTGGATTCCGAGAAGAAGCCGAAAAAAATATCGATCATGCTCAAGTATTCAAAAGACGGCGAGTCGGTCATCCGGAACTTGACCAGGATATCTAAGTGTTCCCGGCGAGTCTACGTGCCAAAGAATGAAGTTCCAAAAGTCCTTGGCGGGCTCGGCATCGCTATCCTGACGACGCCTAAAGGCATCCTCAGCGACCGCGAAGCACGCCAGCAGAAGGTCGGCGGCGAAGTGCTCGCTTACATATATTGACCGTACAGGAGGATAAATGGCAAAAAAACGTATGCGACCGATCATCGTTCCCAAGGACATAAAGGTCGCACGCTCAGGATCATCGCTTAAGATCACCGGCCCCCTTGGCACCAACGAAGTCATTATCAGTGCCAAGACCGAGGTCGAGATCAAAGATAACCAGATCATGGTCAAGAACGTCGACGAGAGCACGGAAGCCGCGGCACAGCAGGGTACAATCAGAACGCTCATCCTCAACGCGATCGACGGCGTTACCAAGGGATTCATGAAAACGCTTATTGTCCAGGGAACTGGATACCGCGCGCAGCTTGGCAGTGGCGGCGTGCAGCTTTTTCTCGGTTACACCAAGCCGGTGACGATCGTATTCCCGAAGGAAATCAAATGCGAACTGAGCACCGTGAAAAGCGCGGATAAAGGCGATCTGACTTATATTACGATCAAAGGCAGTAACAAACAACAGATCGGTGACCTGGCGGCAGAGATCAGGGCTACCCGCGTTCCCGACCCCTACAAGCACAAAGGCGTGAGGTATGCCGACGAAGTATTGAGGAAAAAAGTCGGTAAACGGGCCGTCGTGCAGGCATAACATGGGAACCGGACAAGGAGTAAAAGCATTATGAAGCTGATGGGCAGGTATAAAAGGCACAAACGGATCCGCAAATCGGTGATCGGCACTACCAAACGGCCGCGGCTTTGCGTTTTCCGAAGCAACCGCCATATATACGCGCAGATCGTGGATGACACCAGCGGCAAGGTGCTGTTTGGTTATTCTACCCAGAACGACAAGAATATAATAAAAATGAAAAAAATGGCCGCCGCGCTGGAGGTTGGCAAGGGTCTTGCCAAACTGGCGCTGGAAAAAGGCATCACTGATATCGCCTTTGACCGCGGCGGTTATAAATACCACGGCCGCGTGAAGGCGCTGGCCGATGGCGCCCGTAAAGCGGGTTTGAAATTCTAACTTCCCATGAGATCGCAAGGAGGTAAATTGCCAGACATCATGTCCGAATTTATTGAAAAACTTGTCGAATTGAAAAGGGTCTCGAAAGTCGTAAAAGGCGGTAAGCGGATGAAACTGTACGCCTGCGTTGTGGCGGGCGACGGCAACGGAAGCGTGGGTATCGGTCATGCTAAATCGGCAGAAGTGGCGCCGGCGATCAAAAGAGCGACGGAAATAGCCAAGAAGAGCATGGTCAAGGTCGCTGTCCACGAGGGAACTATCCTGCATCAGGTGCTGGGAAAATTCTCAGCCAGCAAAGTGATCTTGAAACCGGCATTGCCGGGCAGCGGGATCATCGCTTCGAATGCGGTCCGTGCGGTCTGCGAAGCTGCCGGCATAAGAAATATCCTGTCCAAGGCGCTGGGTTCCAGGAACTCGACCAATCTTGCGATGGCCACGATCATGGGATTGAAGTCGATAAGGACCGCTGCGGCCGTGGCGGAAATGCGAAACAAACCATTGGAATATTTTATCAGGAAAAGACATGAAAAAGATCAAAGTGACACTGAAAAAAAGCCCGATTGACAAGATCTTAAGGCATAAATTGACGCTCAAAGCCCTGGGATTGACACGGATCGGCAAGAGTCGTGTTTACACGGACAGCCCGGCGCTGCGCGGGATGCTTAACCAGGTAAGCTACATGCTGCTCATCGAAGAAAACGCGGATACGACACCTGAGGCCAAACCAAAAGCGCGCAAGGAGAAAGGCGACCATGAAGCTAAATGAAATTAAACCGCGAAAGGGTACGACGCATAAGAACAAACGCGTGGGATGCGGTCCGGGTTCTGGCCATGGAAAAACATCGACCCACGGACATAAGGGACACAAAGCCAGATCAGGTTACCGGGTGAAAATGGGATTTGAGGGCGGCCAGACGCCGTTGATCAGAAGACTCCCCAAACGGGGCTTTTTCAATATCTCAAAGATTGTTTATGAGGTCGTGAATCTATCCCGGCTCAACGGTTTTGACGCGAATGCCGAGGTCACGCCGGAAACCCTCAAACAAAAGGGCATTATCAAGGGTAAATCAAAGCTAAAGATATTGAGCCAGGGCGAGCTCTCCAAACCCCTTATCATCAAAGCTCACAGTTTCTCCAAGAAAGCGCTCGAGAAGATTGCCGGCGCGGGCGGACGGACCGAGAAAATCGCATGAACCAGGCGATCTCATCTTTCCAAAACATCTTCCGCGTTCCCGATCTCAAAAAGAAACTGGGATTCACGTTCCTGGCGGTCGCCATATACCGTCTGGGCGCACACCTCCCCCTGCCGGGCATTAATGCCCAGGCCCTGGGCATGCTGATGCAGCAGCTCAAACAGCAGGGTTCGGCTTTTGGCATGATGGATATCTTCGTGGGCGGCGCCCTGTCACGGGCAGCGATCCTGTTCCTCGGAGTCATGCCGTATATCTCGGCGTCCATTATTTTCCAGCTGCTCGGTTCGGTATTCCCCCAGGTTGAAAAATTACAGCGGGACCAGGCTGGACGCCGGAAAATAACCCAGTATACGCGGTACCTCACCGTCGCGCTCGCGCTGTTCCAGGCGTACGGCATTTCCTTTTATCTTGAAAGCCAGAAATTCACCGGCGCAGCCGGCATCATCCAGATCGTCTACACTCCGGGTTGGGCCTTCCGTTTAACCGCCATGCTCACGCTGACCTGCGGCGCCATCTTTGCCATGTGGATCGGCGAGCAGATCACGGAGAAAGGCATTGGCAATGGTATTTCGTTCATCATCTTCATCGGGTGTCTCGAGGAGTACCCGAGTTATTTCTTCAGGACCATTCAGATGGTCCTGACCCAGGGGCTGTCGATCATCAACCTAATACTGGTGCTCGTCATAATGGTATTTATCGTCGCCGCGGTCATTGTCATGACCCAGGCGGTGCGAAAGATCCCGGTCCAGTACCCAAAGCGCATTGTCGGCCGGCGCATGTATGGGGGCCAATCCACCTTCCTGCCGATACGCGTCAATACTGCTGGTGTGATCCCCATTATTTTCGCGCAATCGCTGGTCGTTTTTCCCAGTACTGTTGCCGCCTATGTTCCCGCCCTGAAACAGCTCACCACGTCGTTCCGGCCCGGATTCTGGGGTTATGACATCATATTCTTCGCCCTGATCGTGTTCTTTACGTACTTTTACACATCGATCGTTTTCAACCCTGTGGAACTGGCGGACAATATGAAGCGTTACGGCGGTTTCATCCCCGGCATCAGACCTGGGCCCAAGACTGCGGAATATGTCGACACCGTGCTCTCGCGGGTCACGATGCCCGGAGCCCTGTTCCTCGGTTTTATCGCCCTGGTGCCCTGGTATCTCATCAATTTCCTTAACATCCCGTTCTATTTCGGCGGCACCACCCTGCTGATCATCGTCGGCGTCGCCCTGGACACGCTGCAGCAGATCGAATCGCAGCTGATGATGTACCATTACGAAGGATTCATGAAGAAAGGAAAGATCCGGGGCCGTAGATGATGTTCGTGCTGTTCGGTCCCCCGGGTGTCGGTAAAGGAACCCAGGCCGACCTGCTGACCAAGAACTTCAATCTGATCCGTTTCTCCATGGGTGACACGCTGCGCGATGAAGTAAGCCTTAACACATCGATCGGTTCCCGCGTGAAACGCTATCTCGACCAGGGTACTCTCGCGCCCGACGACCTAATATTCGAGATCGTCGAGGACTTTCTGCGCGAACACCGCAACGAAGGCGTCCTGTTCGATGGTTATCCCCGAAATTTGAACCAAGCGCAGAACCTTGAGAAATCGCTGGCCCAGCTTGAACTGTCCATTACCGCCGCCATCGAACTGTCGCTCAATAACGACGAGATCATCAAGCGCATGACCAGTCGCCGCTTCTGCACGAACTGTGGTCGCATCTATAACCTGCTCACCAACCCACCCGCCCGGGAAGGAGTCTGTGATATCTGCCATGGCCAGCTCGTAAAAAGATCGGACGATGAAGTCGATATCATAAACCGGCGGTTCCAGATCTATGAAGAACAAACCAAACCCCTTGTTGACTACTATAAAACTTTAAGCGTGTACAAGCGCATCGAGGCCTCCGGGTCACCGCAGGACGTCAACGCCAAGATAGCAGCGGTCATCAATGCCGGTATTAAATGACACGGCGATCAAAAATATTACCGTTGCCGGTAGTATCATCTATGAGATCTTTTCGATCGTTGACGGTATGAACCTTAAGGGCACAACGACATTGGCCTTGAATGACCGTATTGACGAGATCATCCGCGAGCATAACGCCATTCCGACCTTTCTGAACTACCGCGGGTTCCCAAAAAGCTGCTGCATTTCCTTGAACAACGAGGTCGTGCACGGGATCCCGGATGAGCGGACGATCCGGGATGGCGACCTGGTAAAGGTCGATATCGGCGTCACCTACAAAGGGTACATCGCCGATGCAGCCAGGACTTTCCCCGTGGGTAAGGTGGATCCGGCAGCGCTCGCACTTATTCGGGTAACAAGACAAGCGCTCGCAAACGGCATCGCCTCGGCTCAGGCCGGTCACCGGATCGCGGACATATCACGGGCGGTCCAGAAGACGGCTGAGGCCGGCGGTTTCAGCGTGGTCCGTGAATTGACCGGGCATGGGGTCGGAGAAAATCTCCACGAGGAACCCATGATCCCTAACTATTTATGCGAGGGTTCTAGCCCGCCCATAAAAAAGGGAATGGCGCTGGCGATCGAACCAATGATAAATGCAGGCGGATACGATGTGGTTACGGCGGCGAACGGCTGGACGATCATCACGAAGGATAATTCTTTGTCCTGTCACTATGAAGATACCATCGTTGTTCTTGAGCACGGCAATCTCAACGTGACGCGGGTATTGGAGAACTAGCAATGGCAAGAAAAGACCTGATCCAGACGGAAGGCACGATTATCGAAACATTGCCCAATGCCATGTTCCGGGTCGAGCTTGATAATGGGCACAAAGTTCTGGCACACGTTTCCGGCAAGATGAGGATGAGCTACATCAAGATCTTACCCGGTGACCGCGTGCTCCTAGAATTGTCTCCCTATGACCTGTCACGTGGCAGGATCGTCTGGCGCTATAAATAGTATTATATTGGGCATGCAGAAAGGTCTTGATTTTTCGGTAATATTATGTATAATAAGTGTTTAAGGAGAAAAAGTGAAAGTTAAAGCTTCGATAAAAAAAAGATGCTCCGCATGTCGGATCATTAAAAGAAAAGGTGTCGTGATGGTCATCTGCAAGAACCCGCGGCACAAGCAGCGTCAGGGATAAAGGAGGTCTATGCCCAGGATTGCAGGTGTTGATCTGCCGATGAACAAACGCATTGAGCATGGTTTGACCGCGATTTATGGCATCGGTTTGCCGACGGCCAAGAAAATAGTCACCAATTGCGGTCTCGATCCTTTAAAGAAAATAAAGGACTTGACCGAAGAAGAAGTTACCAAGATCAGGAAGCTGATCGAATCCGATTACAAGGTTGAGGGAGCACGGCGAGCCGATATCGCCGCTGATATCAAAAGGCTTATCGATATTGGTTCTTACCGTGGTCACAGACATAAGATTGGATTGCCGGTTAGAGGACAGCGTACACGCACGAACGCCCGGACCAGGAAAGGCAAACGTAAGACTGTGGCTGTGATCAAGGCGACAACAACGGAGAAAAAATGATAAAAAAGAAGATCGTTAGACATAAGAAAGGCGTACGCGCCGAACAAATGGGGATCGCTAATATCTTCGCCAGTTTCAATAATACGATCGTGTCGCTCTGCGATTTTAAAGGGAACGTCCTGTGCTGGTCCAGCGCCGGCCGTCTGGGGTTCAAAGGTACGAAAAAAGGCACCGCGTATGCGGCACAGCAGTCAGCTACGACCGTGGGCAAAGAAGCGCTCGCGATGGGTGTCAAGAAGATCGAGGTCCGGGTTAAGGGTCCCGGTCCTGGTCGCGAGGCCGCGATCAGGACGCTTCAGACCGTCGGGTTGACGATAACGACGATCAAAGACGTCACGCCGCTACCTCACAATGGCTGCCGCCCACCCCGTCGAAGGAGAGTCTAACCGTGGCCCGCTACATTGGTCCTAAATGCAAGATCTGCCGCCGTGAGAGCGAGAAACTTTTTCTGCGCGGCAGCCGGTGTTATACGGATAAGTGTGCTTTTACGCGCCGTGGTTATCCTCCGGGCACTCATGGCAAGGTCGGCCGGAGAAAACTTACTTCCTATGCGATCCAGTTGCGGGAGAAACAAAAAGTGAAATCAATGTACGGTCTGCTGGAAGCCCAGTTCCGCAAGACGTTCGCGGAGGCGGTAAAACAGGCCGGTTCGCCGGGCGAGAACCTTCTGGTCGCCCTTGAGCGGAGGATCGACAATACGATCTACCAGGTCGGGATCGCATCGTCAAGGACCCAGGCACGCCAGCTTGTCAGGCATGGTCACATATTAGTCGATGGCAAGAAAACAAGCATTCCGTCGTACCAGGTGAAAGTGAACCAGACGATCTCGGTATCGGAGCCGCTGAAGAAAAATCCGTTCGTCAAAAGGTCCCTTGAGGAACGCGATCCGGAAAAGATCGTGGGCTGGCTGAAACTGAACAAAGAGAATATCACCGCGACCGTTGTACGATTGCCAAAACGCGAGGATATCACTTTCCCTATTCAGGAAAATTTGATCGTGGAGCTGTTCTCTAAGTAAGGAGCACTATGACACTCAAACCGCTGGTGATGCCAAAAGGCATAGAGATTGATAAAGAAGCAACTGTCGATACGTTCGGACGGTTCACATTAAGCCCGCTGGAGCGAGGCTATGGTGTGACGCTGGGCAATGCTCTTCGAAGATTCCTGCTGTCATCAATCCAGGGCGCGGCCATAACCAAGGTACGGATCGGCGATATCCTGCAAGAATTTTCCACGGTCACGGGCGTGTATGAAGACGTGGTCGAGATCGTCCTGAACCTGAAGCGGATCCGCGTCAAACTGCTCAGCGATGAACCGACGACGTTGACCTTGAAAATAAAAGGCAAAAAAGAATACTTGGCAGAGGATTTCGAAAAAAATCCGCTCGTCATCATTACCAACCCCAAGCAGAAGATCTTGACCGTAACCGACACCAAGGTGAACCTGACCATGGAAACCACGGTCGAATTGGGCCGCGGATTCGTTCCGGCCGAGATCCTGAAGCGAGGCGACGCACCGATCGGCACGATCTTCCTGGACGCCGTGTTCTCACCGGTCCTATCCGTGAATTTCGACGTGCAAAATACCCGCGTGGGCACCCGTACCGATTACGACAACCTTATGCTTGAGATCAAAACCGACGGCACGGTCACGCCGGTAGAAGCCCTGGTCGAGGCGGCCAGTTTGCTCAAGCAGCACCTGACATACATCACCGAGCTGGGCAAGGGTTTGATGACCCTGGAAGACCCGATCCAGAAAACGTACAACGATCTTAAAACGGCGTTGAGCGAAAAGGGTCTGAACCTGCTGATCGAACCTCAATACACGACCAAGGAACAGCTTGACGCAGAACACCGGCGCATTCGCGAGATCCTCAAGCGGAGCATCGACGAACTGGAGATCTCCGTGAGAACCTCCAACTGTCTGAAAGGCCGGAATATCCAGAGCATCGGCGACCTGGTGAAGAAAACGGGCAAGGAATTGCTCACCTATGATAATTTCGGACGCAAGTCGTTGAAGGAATTGGAAAAGATCCTCGGTAAAATGGGCCTGCATTTGGAAATGGACGTCGACCGCTATCTCAAGGAAGACATTTGATCCAACCGGATCTGAAGCGATCGCCAGCAAAGGAACGGTAACGGCATGAGACATGGAAATAAAGTAAAAAAATTGGGCAGGAAGGCGGCGCACCGTTTGGCACTGTTAAAGAACCTTTGCCGCGCGCTGTTCATCCACGAAAGGATCAGAACCACACTGCAAAAGGCCAAGGAAGCACGGCGTCTTGCAGAACGCCTTATCGAATTTGCCAAGCATAACGATCTCGCGGGCAAGCGTCATGTTTATCGCTATATTCCCGATCATAAACTAGTCAAGATCATCTGCGGCGAGATCGCACCCAAGTTCGCGGAAAGAAAGGGCGGTTATACGCGCATTTATAAACTCGGACCCAGGACCGGCGACGGCGCGGAAATGGTCCTCCTTGAACTTGTCGAGCGGAGCGATGATAACGTCCTGGACCTGCGCCGCAAGCTGATCGAACGCCGGCACGGTGCCGAGGAAAAAGTGAAAAAGGAAAAGGCGAAAAAAGACAAAGAACAGCCGAAGAAAAAAGAAGAAGGCATTAAAGAAAAATCAAAACCGGACAAACACCAGAAAGAACGCGCGGATATTGACCGTAACAAAGAAAAAGAGAAAAATAAGGAAAAGGACAAAAAGAACAAGAACGACAAGACCCAAAAACAGCAACCGTTAAAGAAAAAATAAGAACTTGCGCCGAAAAAATTCATACTTTCCCCCAAACCGCCGAGCGCGATAGAATACATATAAACCGCAGACCACAGGCGAAATCCGTGGTCTATGAATAAATCTAAATCAAGTACGAAATTCTAATATCGAAATTCCAACCCCCGTTAGACAATAAACGTCTAACGGGGCAGGCAAATCCAAAATTCAAATGTTCAAAAAGTTTTGGATTTCGAGAATTAGTGCTTTGATATTGTTTAGGATTTAATATTTTTTTCAAGGTATCTCTTCCAGATCTTCTCTCGCCACCGCGTCAATGTTAAGGTTTGAACCGCCGAACCTCTTGTAGCGCCGCGCGCCGGCCATGGCGATCATCGCGCCATTGTCAGTGCAGTATTCTCTGTCGGGGACGTGGATCTGGCAGCCGGTTTCTTGTCCGAGTTTTAGTAGCTTGTTCTGCAACGTCTGGTTTGCCGAAACACCACCAACAAGGCCCACATCCTTGACCCCCAGGTCTAAAACCGCTTTTTTCGTCACCTGCACGAGTTGCGACAGCGCGGATTCCTGAAAATTGGCTGCAATATCGGCCAGCCTACTGTTCCCATACTGTTGAACGTAATAGAGAACGGCTGTCTTCAAACCGGCGTAGCTGAAATCGTATCGACCCGCCTTCGGAACCGGAAATCGGATCGCACCGAGTTGACCTTTAAGCGCGTACTTTTCAATGTAGGGACCACCCGGATACGGCAGGCCGATCAACTTAGCCACCTTGTCGAACGCCTCGCCGCAGGCGTCATCCACGGTCCGGCCGATAGTTACATAATTGAATTCTTTTTTTACCAACACCAGCTCGGTATGCCCACCGGAGACGAGCAGCACCAGATATGGATACGCCGGTCCTTTACCCCCGACGTGAAGCGTATAGATATGGCCTTCAAGGTGGTTTGTGCCGATAAACGGCTTTTTCAACGCAACCGCGAGGGCTTTGGCATACGACAATCCCACCAGCAGGGAACCCATCAGACCTGGTCCCCTGGTCACGCTGATCAAGCCGATATCCCGCAGACCGCACCCGGCGATCTCGAGGGCGACATTGACCAGCGGCACGATGACCTTGATGTGGTTCCGTGCGGCAAGTTCCGGGACCACGCCGCCATATTTTGTATGAACGATCTGGCTTGAAACGACGTTCGAGCGCACCCTGCGGTCTTCGAGGATGCCGATGGCGGTTTCATCGCACGACGTTTCAATGCCGAGCGTTATCATATCATATATTGTATCTGGAAAATATGATAAATCAACCGTGACGGAATATGAATGCGCGCCTTGACACGGGCTTTATTTTGGTTAACCTAA contains:
- a CDS encoding AIR synthase family protein; translation: MIKLPDIGKISPEVFNELIFPRLGAKSKSILVGPQHGVDVGIVNINGKAVAMTSDPVFIVPEYGFKRAAWFATHILASDIVTSGLPPMYLTIDLNLPLSMTEAQLTEVWQTIHEESTKMGMAIIGGHTARYDNCNYPMVGGATVIAVGDLDQYVSPRFARPGDVIIITKGPAIEASGIFATMFPRFLARKFGNAFSRAAQKIFYKMSVVDDAMTAVKVGVRDRGVTSMHDATECGIWGGIYEVAQAAGVGARVEKEKIVMEAGVERICELFNIDPFSSISEGTLIITCRERYAAAVVAKLAARKIKSSIVGELTPKKSGLILAENGREKKLVHPIVDPFWSAFYNALQQYRNLETV
- a CDS encoding T9SS type A sorting domain-containing protein, with translation MLYRHRKKGVAFMRHAMISCLLAVFCSIMLLTAYPAGWSDDILLTPEDVKNRGDPDITVDGHHYVWAVWDSATWVNGTGEALFSKRDSLGACLFAETSVSNNASYSLGPRVAVDASNNLQIVWLNDTPLGWGLWHARLAHDGSVIVPSHLAVSGNNGGYPIEIVLNRYNEINVAWNDNVAGYDQISYTKLDSMGNPIIARMRVSPANVFSYWPGIGVDSFANVHLAYRADSGPADRLAYTKLDWFGNVLIDNKFFGYGGRPTMIADHSQNIHMVYRNPTEPGITIEYLKLDQYGNILVGPLTLNPFQGNIGVRMAMDSLQYLHVVWTRQMDPWGIVYTKLDTNGNYVIPPMPIVYQPPALYPAEPRIAADMSNRLHLDWMDQRVGAEDIFYKRGENETKIEEQIIPGAIKRFWISAIPNPFTRQLKIDWHSLPGGEIIKIAIFDITGKEVKNFRIEPSNKSIVWLGDDGTGKQLPGGVYFITIFSNGKRSIAKVIKLE
- the rpsH gene encoding 30S ribosomal protein S8 encodes the protein MDPIANMLTIIRNGCRTSKMEVTVPYSRIKAEILRILLEEGFINNFSLDSEKKPKKISIMLKYSKDGESVIRNLTRISKCSRRVYVPKNEVPKVLGGLGIAILTTPKGILSDREARQQKVGGEVLAYIY
- the rplF gene encoding 50S ribosomal protein L6, coding for MAKKRMRPIIVPKDIKVARSGSSLKITGPLGTNEVIISAKTEVEIKDNQIMVKNVDESTEAAAQQGTIRTLILNAIDGVTKGFMKTLIVQGTGYRAQLGSGGVQLFLGYTKPVTIVFPKEIKCELSTVKSADKGDLTYITIKGSNKQQIGDLAAEIRATRVPDPYKHKGVRYADEVLRKKVGKRAVVQA
- the rplR gene encoding 50S ribosomal protein L18, whose amino-acid sequence is MKLMGRYKRHKRIRKSVIGTTKRPRLCVFRSNRHIYAQIVDDTSGKVLFGYSTQNDKNIIKMKKMAAALEVGKGLAKLALEKGITDIAFDRGGYKYHGRVKALADGARKAGLKF
- the rpsE gene encoding 30S ribosomal protein S5, coding for MPDIMSEFIEKLVELKRVSKVVKGGKRMKLYACVVAGDGNGSVGIGHAKSAEVAPAIKRATEIAKKSMVKVAVHEGTILHQVLGKFSASKVILKPALPGSGIIASNAVRAVCEAAGIRNILSKALGSRNSTNLAMATIMGLKSIRTAAAVAEMRNKPLEYFIRKRHEKDQSDTEKKPD
- the rplO gene encoding 50S ribosomal protein L15, with the translated sequence MKLNEIKPRKGTTHKNKRVGCGPGSGHGKTSTHGHKGHKARSGYRVKMGFEGGQTPLIRRLPKRGFFNISKIVYEVVNLSRLNGFDANAEVTPETLKQKGIIKGKSKLKILSQGELSKPLIIKAHSFSKKALEKIAGAGGRTEKIA
- the secY gene encoding preprotein translocase subunit SecY; the protein is MNQAISSFQNIFRVPDLKKKLGFTFLAVAIYRLGAHLPLPGINAQALGMLMQQLKQQGSAFGMMDIFVGGALSRAAILFLGVMPYISASIIFQLLGSVFPQVEKLQRDQAGRRKITQYTRYLTVALALFQAYGISFYLESQKFTGAAGIIQIVYTPGWAFRLTAMLTLTCGAIFAMWIGEQITEKGIGNGISFIIFIGCLEEYPSYFFRTIQMVLTQGLSIINLILVLVIMVFIVAAVIVMTQAVRKIPVQYPKRIVGRRMYGGQSTFLPIRVNTAGVIPIIFAQSLVVFPSTVAAYVPALKQLTTSFRPGFWGYDIIFFALIVFFTYFYTSIVFNPVELADNMKRYGGFIPGIRPGPKTAEYVDTVLSRVTMPGALFLGFIALVPWYLINFLNIPFYFGGTTLLIIVGVALDTLQQIESQLMMYHYEGFMKKGKIRGRR